The Anopheles coluzzii chromosome 2, AcolN3, whole genome shotgun sequence genome window below encodes:
- the LOC125906412 gene encoding TBC1 domain family member 7-like produces MADERNFRSTYYEKVGCRGVEERKSLEILLKEKPLNLTKLTQFCIRFTVPKIHRTVLWNSLLGVTPVYDKSREYVMEQRVAVYNDLLKALKIMRIVDETTPTSRVLYAMWLLEKKQLYLGRDITQESHFCNITKVLLEIFDNDIETYWMAKSLYDYSEEVSLEMGKLSDLTYTILEKEDSGLYIHLKSCDMLTALPLADWYRSFFAGVLSEPALIRIWDKICGGAIKIVVFVMIEILRMLRRRVLRCVDQKSLFECIDSIKNEQETADMIVNGAIELWQQNKGHEYIPQSKVKALS; encoded by the exons ATGGCGGATGAACGTAACTTCCGGTCAACGTACTACGAAAAGGTCGGTTGCCGGGGTGTGGAGGAACGAAAATCGCTCGAAATCCTCTTGAAGGAGAAACCCCTCAATTTGACCAAGCTTACACAGTTCTGCATACGCTTTACCGTACCCAAAATACATCGTACCGTGCTATGGAACTCGCTGCTAG GTGTTACACCGGTTTACGACAAGTCGCGAGAATATGTGATGGAACAACGAGTAGCCGTGTATAACGATCTACTAAAGGCGCTGAAAATTATGCGAATAGTGGACGAGACCACACCGACATCGAGGGTGCTGTACGCGATGTGGCTGCTGGAGAAGAAACAACTGTACCTTGGCCGAGACATCACT CAAGAAAGCCATTTCTGCAACATCACAAAAGTGCTGCTAGAAATATTCGACAACGACATCGAAACGTACTGGATGGCGAAAAGTCTGTACGACTACTCCGAAGAGGTGTCGTTGGAGATGGGGAAGCTGTCCGACCTGACGTACACGATACTGGAAAAGGAAGACAGCGGGCTGTACATCCATCTGAAGTCCTGTGATATGCTAACCGCACTGCCGCTGGCCGACTGGTACCGGTCGTTCTTTGCCGGGGTACTGTCGGAACCGGCCCTGATCCGCATCTGGGATAAGATCTGTGGCGGTGCGATTAAGATCGTGGTGTTCGTGATGATCGAAATACTGCGCATGCTGCGCAGACGAGTTCTGCGCTGTGTTGATCAGAAGAGCCTGTTCGAGTGCATCGACAGT ATAAAGAACGAGCAAGAAACGGCTGATATGATCGTGAATGGGGCAATCGAGCTGTGGCAACAGAACAAGGGCCACGAGTACATCCCACAGTCAAAAGTGAAAGCACTCAGCTAA
- the LOC120948858 gene encoding GDP-fucose transporter 1 — protein sequence MYQPLEKENLCTKYIRIAVVVAAYWVISILTVFVNKALLSGLKLDAPLFVTWFQVLTSSTICFTMSMLSKRYPRAVSFPEGNPFDRETFRKVLPLSILFTAMIATNNLCLKYVSVAFYYVGRSLTTVFNVLLTYALLGQKTSPKACLCCVMIVAGFWIGVDQESLTESFSLIGTVFGVLGSLSLSLYSIHTKRTLQHVNQEVWLLSYYNNVYSAVLFIPLMLINGEVQKVANYEHLFEGWFWGVMTIGGVCGFAIGFVTTLQIKVTSPLTHNISGTAKACAQTVIATSWYQETKSFLWWTSNVVVLLGSAFYTRVKQLEMDQTHREQMNSQKV from the exons ATGTATCAGCCATTGGAAAAGGAGAATTTATGCACCAAATACATCCGGATAGCGGTCGTTGTGGCGGCCTATTG GGTCATCTCTATACTTACCGTATTTGTGAACAAGGCCCTGCTGAGCGGGCTGAAGCTCGATGCACCGCTGTTTGTGACGTGGTTCCAGGTGCTTACCTCGTCGACGATATGTTTCACCATGAGCATGCTGAGCAAGCGGTATCCACGGGCCGTCTCCTTTCCGGAGGGCAATCCGTTCGATAGGGAAACCTTCCGCAAGGTGCTTCCGCTCTCGATACTGTTCACCGCTATGATAGCGACGAACAATCTATGCCTGAAGTACGTCAGCGTGGCATTCTACTACGTCGGCCGTTCGCTGACGACCGTGTTCAATGTGCTGCTGACGTACGCGCTGCTAGGCCAGAAGACCAGCCCGAAAGCGTGCCTGTGCTGTGTGATGATTGTGGCCGGCTTTTGGATCGGTGTCGATCAGGAAAGCTTGACCGAATCGTTCTCACTGATTGGCACCGTGTTCGGTGTGCTTGGTTCGCTCAGCCTGTCGCTGTACTCGATCCACACCAAGCGCACGCTGCAGCACGTCAACCAGGAGGTTTGGTTGCTAAGCTACTACAACAACGTCTACTCGGCCGTGCTGTTCATTCCGCTCATGCTGATCAACGGGGAGGTGCAGAAGGTGGCAAACTATGAACATTTGTTCGAGGGTTGGTTCTGGGGCGTGATGACGATCGGAGGCGTTTGCGGGTTTGCCATCGGCTTTGTGACGACGCTCCAGATCAAGGTAACGTCCCCGCTGACGCATAACATTTCCGGCACGGCTAAAGCGTGCGCCCAAACGGTGATAGCCACATCGTGGTATCAGGAGACGAAATCATTCCTCTGGTGGACGTCGAacgtggtggtgctgctcgGGTCCGCCTTTTACACGCGCGTTAAGCAGCTCGAAATGGACCAGACGCATCGAGAGCAAATGAATAGTCAAAAGGTATGA
- the LOC120948859 gene encoding TBC1 domain family member 7, translating to MADERNFRSTYYEKVGCRGVEERKSLEILLKEKPLNLTKLTQFCIRFTVPKIHRTVLWNSLLGVTPVYDKSREYVMEQRVAVYNDLLKALKIMRIVDETTPTSRVLYAMWLLEKKQLYLGRDITQESHFCNITKVLLEIFDNDIETYWMAKSLYDYSEEVSLEMGKLSDLTYTILEKEDSGLYIHLKSCDMLTALPLADWYRSFFAGVLSEPALIRIWDKICGGAIKIVVFVMIEILRMLRRRVLRCVDQKSLFECIDSIKNEQETADMIVNGAIELWQQNKGHEYIPQSKVKALS from the exons GTAACTTCCGGTCAACGTACTACGAAAAGGTCGGTTGCCGGGGTGTGGAGGAACGAAAATCGCTCGAAATCCTCTTGAAGGAGAAACCCCTCAATTTGACCAAGCTTACACAGTTCTGCATACGCTTTACCGTACCCAAAATACATCGTACCGTGCTATGGAACTCGCTGCTAG GTGTTACACCGGTTTACGACAAGTCGCGAGAATATGTGATGGAACAACGAGTAGCCGTGTATAACGATCTACTAAAGGCGCTGAAAATTATGCGAATAGTGGACGAGACCACACCGACATCGAGGGTGCTGTACGCGATGTGGCTGCTGGAGAAGAAACAACTGTACCTTGGCCGAGACATCACT CAAGAAAGCCATTTCTGCAACATCACAAAAGTGCTGCTAGAAATATTCGACAACGACATCGAAACGTACTGGATGGCGAAAAGTCTGTACGACTACTCCGAAGAGGTGTCGTTGGAGATGGGGAAGCTGTCCGACCTGACGTACACGATACTGGAAAAGGAAGACAGCGGGCTGTACATCCATCTGAAGTCCTGTGATATGCTAACCGCACTGCCGCTGGCCGACTGGTACCGGTCGTTCTTTGCCGGGGTACTGTCGGAACCGGCCCTGATCCGCATCTGGGATAAGATCTGTGGCGGTGCGATTAAGATCGTGGTGTTCGTGATGATCGAAATACTGCGCATGCTGCGCAGACGAGTTCTGCGCTGTGTTGATCAGAAGAGCCTGTTCGAGTGCATCGACAGT ATAAAGAACGAGCAAGAAACGGCTGATATGATCGTGAATGGGGCAATCGAGCTGTGGCAACAGAACAAGGGCCACGAGTACATCCCACAGTCAAAAGTGAAAGCACTCAGCTAA